A stretch of the Lolium perenne isolate Kyuss_39 chromosome 3, Kyuss_2.0, whole genome shotgun sequence genome encodes the following:
- the LOC127340933 gene encoding chitinase CLP-like has translation MSQLKPVIVLVLLALCACTAASAPLLTKINKGAASTALYTAPLSAGRPLVLDLSAPAITTPCRSGTTTTVTLSANTTNGANPLSPVSFAATATCAAAPSGAAGVAGLGRSSTSFPAQVASTQKVANSFALCLPSDGRTGFSGNGVGAAIFGGGPFYLAPPADREAITTLLSDPVPLRQPFAGNAGYFVTATGGVAIDGSVAAAGPLVVGLSTTVTYTQLRADVYSRVIAAFDRALGQTAKVAAVAPFELCYDSSKLGSSLSGYSVPQVDVLLEGGTNFTVGGGNSMAQVNANTACFAFLKSSGSTTGPPVLIGGFQLENRLVAVDNAKQQLSFTGYLPARGFSCSNFNFTKAG, from the coding sequence ATGTCGCAACTCAAACCAGTCATCGTGCTCGTCCTCCTCGCGCTGTGCGCGTGCACGGCGGCGAGCGCGCCGCTGCTCACAAAAATCAACAAGGGCGCGGCGTCTACAGCCCTGTACACGGCGCCCCTCAGCGCCGGCCGCCCGCTCGTCCTGGACCTCTCCGCGCCGGCCATCACGACTCCGTGCCGCAGCGGGACCACCACGACCGTGACGCTCTCCGCCAACACCACCAACGGCGCCAACCCGCTGTCCCCGGTCTccttcgccgccaccgccacctgcGCAGCGGCCCCGTCAGGCGCCGCCGGCGTCGCGGGGCTCGGGCGCTCCAGCACCTCGTTCCCGGCGCAGGTCGCCAGCACGCAGAAGGTGGCCAACTCCTTCGCGCTCTGCCTCCCGAGCGACGGCAGGACCGGGTTCAGCGGCAACGGCGTGGGCGCGGCCATCTTCGGCGGCGGCCCGTTCTACCTCGCCCCGCCCGCCGACCGCGAGGCCATCACCACGCTCCTCTCCGACCCGGTCCCGCTCCGCCAGCCCTTCGCCGGGAACGCCGGCTACTTCGTCACGGCCACCGGCGGCGTCGCCATCGACGgctccgtcgccgccgccggcccgCTCGTGGTTGGCCTCTCCACGACCGTCACCTACACGCAGCTCCGCGCCGACGTGTACAGCCGCGTCATCGCCGCCTTCGACCGCGCCCTGGGCCAGACCGCCAAGGTCGCCGCCGTGGCACCGTTCGAGCTCTGCTACGACTCCTCCAAGCTCGGCTCGTCCCTGTCGGGCTACTCCGTGCCGCAGGTGGACGTGCTGCTCGAGGGCGGGACCAACTTCACGGTCGGCGGCGGCAACTCCATGGCGCAGGTGAACGCCAACACGGCGTGCTTCGCGTTTCTGAAATCGTCCGGCAGCACCACGGGGCCGCCGGTGCTCATCGGAGGGTTCCAGCTCGAGAACAGGCTCGTGGCGGTCGACAACGCCAAGCAGCAGCTCAGCTTCACCGGCTACCTCCCCGCCAGAGGCTTCTCATGCAGCAACTTCAACTTCACCAAGGctggctag
- the LOC127340935 gene encoding uncharacterized protein — MAMEGEVPHVLRENLACILVRAMSATKNVGAQRDRLLQLRRRLQQPSPEDEVQEEVASGLRKVYSKGLDYGARYLADCLETAAENRDSLSFSIPAFAVIPNEQLYGLLRGQWHSPRPTALVQAFARIESAYYAVMLTLEHHLPRCIELLVGVRPPSGHR, encoded by the coding sequence ATGGCCATGGAAGGAGAGGTGCCCCATGTTCTCAGGGAGAACCTAGCGTGTATCCTCGTGCGTGCCATGTCCGCCACGAAGAACGTCGGGGCCCAGCGCGACCGCCTCCTGCAGCTCCGCCGCCGGCTGCAGCAGCCAAGCCCCGAAGACGAGGTCCAGGAGGAGGTCGCCTCCGGCCTCCGCAAGGTCTACTCCAAGGGCCTCGACTACGGCGCCCGCTACCTCGCCGACTGCCTCGAGACCGCGGCCGAGAACCGCGACAGCCTCTCCTTCAGCATCCCCGCCTTCGCCGTCATCCCCAACGAGCAGCTCTACGGCCTGCTGCGCGGGCAGTGGCACTCCCCGCGCCCGACAGCCCTGGTCCAGGCCTTCGCCCGCATCGAGTCCGCCTACTACGCCGTCATGCTCACCTTGGAACACCACCTCCCCCGCTGCATCGAGCTCCTCGTCGGCGTCCGGCCACCCTCCGGCCACCGCTAG